In the Anastrepha obliqua isolate idAnaObli1 chromosome 1, idAnaObli1_1.0, whole genome shotgun sequence genome, one interval contains:
- the LOC129250897 gene encoding glucoside xylosyltransferase 1 isoform X2 — protein MRLKLISAFLVLFALTFTYLIFYRSVFNINYPLVNNGHFNKRSPVFNIAVVVCGHRLQESLVMIKSALLFSQFDGGNIHFWIFAESLLKTELNERLNDWRNFIHFSFEVMPLTFPKQNRKEWQSLFKPCASQRLFLPLLLPEVDSVLYVDTDVIFLSPISDIWKHFQRFNASQFAALTPEHEDENIGWYNRFARHPYYGRMGVNSGVMLMNLTRMRVHKWVSHIVPIYNEYKLRITWGDQDIINVFFYYNPDSLYLLSCEYNYRPDHCMYISVCNASVEGIKLLHAMILKQLKFQELLRS, from the exons ATGCGGCTTAAGTTAATAAGTGCGTTTCTAGTTTTATTTGCATTAACGTTTACGTATCTAATTTTCTATCGGTCTGTGTTCAATATTAATTATCCTTTAGTGAATAATGGCCATTTCAATAAAAG ATCTCCGGTTTTTAATATTGCCGTGGTTGTCTGCGGTCATAGATTACAAGAATCGCTAGTAATGATCAAATCGGCTCTTCTGTTTAGCCAATTTGATGGCGGAAATATACATTTCTGGATATTTGCTGAGAGTCTGCTAAAAACTGAACTTAATGAACGATTAAATGATTGGCGGAATTTTATACATTTCTCTTTTGAGGTGATGCCGCTAACTTTTCCCAAACAGAATAGAAAGGAATGGCAGTCACTGTTCAAGCCGTGTGCCTCTCAACGGCTTTTTTTGCCG ttaCTACTTCCTGAAGTTGATTCCGTTTTGTATGTGGACACAGATGTTATTTTCTTGTCTCCCATATCTGACatttggaaacattttcaaagatTTAATGCCTCACAGTTTGCAGCTCTCACCCCGGAGCATGAAGATGAAAACATTGGTTGGTACAATCGTTTCGCACGTCATCCTTACTATGGGCGGATGGGAGTAAATTCTGGTGTTATGCTTATGAATCTGACACGAATGCGCGTGCACAAATGGGTCTCGCATATAGTACCTATATACAATGAATACAAACTACGTATCACATGGGGTGACCAGGATAtaataaatgttttcttttattataatcCAG attcaCTTTATCTGTTGTCCTGCGAATACAATTATAGACCAGACCACTGTATGTATATTAGTGTGTGCAACGCATCTGTTGAAGGAATAAAACTGTTACACG caATGATCTTAAAACAATTAAAGTTTCAAGAATTACTTCGAAGCTAA
- the LOC129250897 gene encoding glucoside xylosyltransferase 1 isoform X1, with amino-acid sequence MRLKLISAFLVLFALTFTYLIFYRSVFNINYPLVNNGHFNKRSPVFNIAVVVCGHRLQESLVMIKSALLFSQFDGGNIHFWIFAESLLKTELNERLNDWRNFIHFSFEVMPLTFPKQNRKEWQSLFKPCASQRLFLPLLLPEVDSVLYVDTDVIFLSPISDIWKHFQRFNASQFAALTPEHEDENIGWYNRFARHPYYGRMGVNSGVMLMNLTRMRVHKWVSHIVPIYNEYKLRITWGDQDIINVFFYYNPDSLYLLSCEYNYRPDHCMYISVCNASVEGIKLLHGNRGYFHSNKQPLFKVVYEAVESYKIGSNPYYYFVLPLNSSLNENAVKETNCGLLTEETMYVARQIFGVYHKIMYD; translated from the exons ATGCGGCTTAAGTTAATAAGTGCGTTTCTAGTTTTATTTGCATTAACGTTTACGTATCTAATTTTCTATCGGTCTGTGTTCAATATTAATTATCCTTTAGTGAATAATGGCCATTTCAATAAAAG ATCTCCGGTTTTTAATATTGCCGTGGTTGTCTGCGGTCATAGATTACAAGAATCGCTAGTAATGATCAAATCGGCTCTTCTGTTTAGCCAATTTGATGGCGGAAATATACATTTCTGGATATTTGCTGAGAGTCTGCTAAAAACTGAACTTAATGAACGATTAAATGATTGGCGGAATTTTATACATTTCTCTTTTGAGGTGATGCCGCTAACTTTTCCCAAACAGAATAGAAAGGAATGGCAGTCACTGTTCAAGCCGTGTGCCTCTCAACGGCTTTTTTTGCCG ttaCTACTTCCTGAAGTTGATTCCGTTTTGTATGTGGACACAGATGTTATTTTCTTGTCTCCCATATCTGACatttggaaacattttcaaagatTTAATGCCTCACAGTTTGCAGCTCTCACCCCGGAGCATGAAGATGAAAACATTGGTTGGTACAATCGTTTCGCACGTCATCCTTACTATGGGCGGATGGGAGTAAATTCTGGTGTTATGCTTATGAATCTGACACGAATGCGCGTGCACAAATGGGTCTCGCATATAGTACCTATATACAATGAATACAAACTACGTATCACATGGGGTGACCAGGATAtaataaatgttttcttttattataatcCAG attcaCTTTATCTGTTGTCCTGCGAATACAATTATAGACCAGACCACTGTATGTATATTAGTGTGTGCAACGCATCTGTTGAAGGAATAAAACTGTTACACGGTAATCGGGGCTACTTTCATTCTAATAAGCAACCTCTTTTTAAAGTAGTGTATGAAGCAGTAGAAAGCTACAAGATTGGCTCAAACCcctattattattttgtgcTACCACTAAATTCCTCATTAAATGAAAATGCGGTAAAAGAAACAAATTGTGGACTGCTAACGGAAGAAACGATGTATGTTGCACGACAAATATTTGGGGTGTACCATAAGATTATGTATGATTGA